The following proteins are encoded in a genomic region of Rhinoraja longicauda isolate Sanriku21f chromosome 14, sRhiLon1.1, whole genome shotgun sequence:
- the ube2d2 gene encoding ubiquitin-conjugating enzyme E2 D2, with protein MALKRIHKELNDLARDPPAQCSAGPVGDDMFHWQATIMGPNDSPYQGGVFFLTIHFPTDYPFKPPKVAFTTRIYHPNINSNGSICLDILRSQWSPALTISKVLLSICSLLCDPNPDDPLVPEIARIYKTDREKYNRIAREWTQKYAM; from the exons GAATTGAATGATTTGGCCCGTGATCCGCCAGCACAGTGTTCAGCAGGTCCAGTTGGAGATGACA TGTTCCATTGGCAAGCCACAATAATGGGGCCG AATGACAGTCCCTATCAGGGTGGTGTATTTTTCTTGACAATTCACTTTCCCACAGATTATCCCTTCAAACCGCCCAAG GTTGCATTTACAACAAGAATCTATCATCCAAATATTAACAGTAATGGCAGCATCTGTCTTGATATTTTACGGTCACAATGGTCCCCAGCATTAACTATTTCAAAAG TTCTTTTGTCCATCTGTTCACTGTTATGTGATCCAAATCCAGATGATCCCCTAGTGCCTGAGATTGCACGTATCTACAAAACAGATAGAGAAAA ATACAACAGAATAGCTCGGGAATGGACTCAGAAGTATGCAATGTGA